The Spirosoma radiotolerans genome has a window encoding:
- a CDS encoding ComF family protein yields the protein MIRIIRALLADFADLLFPTLCLGCTNSLGTNEKILCTKCRISLPETNQHKEPYDLNLLNKFAGKVPVRFLASYVYFSKGGIVQKLIHAIKYKGQKEVAKEVAGWYGYQLKSETTLINEIDVLIGVPLHKSRFQQRGYNQADCIAEGLSEALNIPMRTDVLIRNRFKESQTRKNRLERWENVKTVFSVQNEHEIQYKHVAIVDDVLTTGATLEACAVELLQAGCKSVSVLTLAAAHR from the coding sequence ATGATTCGGATTATTCGTGCGCTTCTAGCTGATTTTGCTGATCTTCTGTTCCCTACTCTTTGCTTAGGGTGTACCAACTCACTAGGGACAAATGAAAAGATTCTCTGTACAAAATGTCGGATAAGTTTGCCAGAAACAAACCAGCATAAGGAACCCTACGACCTAAATCTCCTCAATAAGTTTGCCGGAAAAGTACCGGTACGTTTTTTAGCGTCTTATGTGTATTTTAGTAAAGGAGGAATTGTCCAGAAACTCATTCATGCTATAAAGTATAAGGGACAAAAAGAGGTAGCCAAAGAAGTAGCAGGTTGGTATGGGTATCAGTTAAAATCGGAAACAACGCTTATAAATGAAATAGACGTATTAATTGGCGTTCCGTTGCATAAAAGCCGTTTTCAACAACGGGGTTATAATCAGGCCGACTGTATCGCTGAAGGCCTCTCTGAAGCTCTTAACATACCAATGCGAACAGATGTTCTGATTCGTAACCGTTTCAAAGAATCACAAACTCGTAAGAATAGACTAGAACGTTGGGAAAACGTGAAAACCGTATTTTCGGTCCAGAATGAACATGAAATTCAATATAAACATGTGGCTATCGTTGACGATGTATTAACCACGGGAGCCACATTGGAAGCTTGCGCTGTTGAGCTTTTACAAGCTGGCTGTAAATCCGTTAGTGTATTAACCCTGGCAGCAGCCCATAGATGA
- the mnmG gene encoding tRNA uridine-5-carboxymethylaminomethyl(34) synthesis enzyme MnmG: MYSSYDVIVVGAGHAGCEAANAAASMGSKVLLITMNMQTIAQMSCNPAMGGVAKGQIVREIDALGGLSGIISDKSMIQFRMLNRSKGPAMWSPRCQSDRNVFAWEWRKALEENKNVDFWQDSVNEVVVKDGRVTGVKTNLGVEFFAKAVVLTNGTFLNGQMFIGEKVFGGGRTAERSSTGLTEQLIQLGFESGRMKTGTPPRVDGRSLNYTLMEEQLGDENPGKFSYLNTPTLTKQRSCWITYTNQAVHDELKTGFDKSPMFTGRIKGLGPRYCPSVEDKINRFADKDRHQIFVEPEGWDTVEVYVNGFSTSLPETVQYNALRKIQGFENVRMFRPGYAVEYDFFPPTQLKPTLETQLVANLFFAGQINGTTGYEEAACQGLMAGINAHRNSNEEAEFTIKRSEGYIGVLIDDLITKGTEEPYRMFTSRAEYRTLLRQDNADLRLTEKGYAIGLASQERYDSMVKKRNGVAELTEAIRLAKIKPESINEFLESKGSAPLREKSSLYTLLKRPEIDQVDVINILKSIPEMPSGVGEEIIEQTVIEIKYEDYLNREKQNAEKLDKWENLSINSNFDYDQLKALSFEGKEKLKRLRPSTIGQASRISGVSPSDVSILLVYMGR, encoded by the coding sequence ATGTATTCATCATACGATGTCATTGTAGTGGGGGCTGGACATGCCGGATGCGAAGCAGCTAATGCTGCCGCAAGTATGGGCTCAAAGGTGTTACTCATTACAATGAACATGCAGACGATTGCACAAATGTCTTGCAATCCAGCAATGGGTGGCGTTGCTAAAGGGCAAATTGTGCGTGAGATAGATGCTTTAGGTGGCCTTTCGGGAATAATCAGCGATAAAAGCATGATCCAATTCAGAATGCTAAATCGCTCAAAAGGCCCCGCCATGTGGAGTCCACGTTGCCAAAGTGATCGAAATGTATTCGCCTGGGAGTGGCGCAAAGCACTCGAAGAAAATAAAAATGTAGATTTCTGGCAGGATTCTGTCAACGAAGTAGTCGTAAAAGACGGCCGTGTTACAGGCGTAAAAACAAACCTGGGCGTCGAGTTTTTTGCGAAAGCGGTTGTATTGACCAACGGGACATTCCTAAACGGCCAGATGTTTATCGGTGAAAAAGTATTTGGTGGCGGCCGAACCGCCGAACGTTCATCCACTGGATTAACCGAACAGCTTATTCAACTTGGCTTTGAGTCTGGGCGGATGAAAACCGGTACCCCACCACGCGTAGATGGACGAAGTCTTAATTACACATTAATGGAGGAACAACTGGGGGATGAAAACCCAGGTAAGTTTTCATATCTGAATACACCTACTTTAACCAAGCAACGAAGTTGCTGGATAACTTATACCAATCAGGCTGTTCATGATGAACTAAAGACCGGCTTCGACAAATCGCCAATGTTTACGGGTCGAATCAAAGGGCTAGGTCCACGGTATTGTCCATCGGTAGAAGACAAAATTAACCGGTTTGCGGATAAGGATCGTCACCAAATTTTCGTGGAACCGGAAGGGTGGGATACAGTGGAAGTCTATGTAAATGGCTTTTCAACCTCTTTACCAGAGACCGTTCAATACAACGCTTTGCGTAAAATTCAGGGTTTCGAAAATGTCCGTATGTTCCGTCCGGGCTATGCTGTTGAGTATGATTTCTTCCCACCGACGCAGTTGAAGCCTACGCTTGAAACGCAGTTGGTAGCTAATCTTTTCTTTGCTGGTCAGATAAACGGGACCACAGGTTATGAAGAAGCTGCATGCCAAGGACTAATGGCAGGCATAAACGCCCATAGAAATTCGAACGAAGAAGCAGAATTTACAATCAAACGTTCTGAAGGCTATATAGGTGTTTTAATTGATGATCTGATTACAAAAGGGACGGAAGAGCCATACCGAATGTTTACCTCAAGAGCCGAATATCGCACATTACTCAGACAGGATAATGCGGACTTAAGGCTTACCGAGAAAGGATACGCCATTGGTTTGGCTTCGCAGGAACGGTATGATTCGATGGTTAAGAAACGAAATGGAGTCGCCGAATTAACCGAAGCTATTCGATTAGCGAAGATAAAGCCAGAGTCAATTAACGAATTCCTTGAATCAAAAGGAAGTGCACCACTCCGTGAAAAGAGCAGTTTGTACACGCTCCTAAAACGTCCAGAAATTGATCAGGTGGATGTAATAAACATTTTAAAATCAATTCCCGAAATGCCAAGTGGGGTAGGGGAGGAGATTATTGAACAAACGGTCATCGAAATAAAATATGAAGACTACCTAAACCGAGAGAAACAGAATGCCGAAAAGTTAGATAAATGGGAGAATTTATCCATTAATTCAAACTTTGATTATGACCAGTTAAAAGCGCTTTCGTTTGAAGGTAAAGAAAAACTTAAACGTTTACGGCCATCAACAATTGGCCAGGCATCCCGCATTAGCGGAGTAAGTCCTTCCGACGTATCGATATTACTGGTCTACATGGGCCGTTAA
- a CDS encoding SUMF1/EgtB/PvdO family nonheme iron enzyme, producing the protein MIQKYHLQRAAYVLLAMAALASCKSKHPTSVKPGKQSTATGIAYNQKDGFQVKKFAGQKAGPNLVFIEGGRFTMGALEEDVMNSRDNRERTVSIQSFYMDETEMANVHYLEYLNAITRDSSEEVVKAALPDTTVWANPLSFNDSYVTQYLRYPAFRYYPVVGVSWVQASDYAVWRSNAVNNELAKGGAPKKKGGGFSLKRKSKTAEEPALAEATTSTAPPKPSLESGMILPDYRLPTEAEWEYAAKALIGTQYMDENQINQRIYPWDGSSVRNPKKGRKQGQMLANFKRGRGDYAGIAGRSNDGAIITAEIYSYPANDFGLYNMAGNVNEWVYDVYRPLSYQDVNDLNPIRRNGYLDESKNYDTKNKQSLIDDKLRVYKGGSWNDVAYWLSPGTRRFLDQDSATAMIGFRCAMIGVGRNK; encoded by the coding sequence ATGATTCAAAAGTATCACCTGCAACGAGCGGCTTACGTGCTGTTGGCAATGGCGGCCCTTGCATCTTGTAAGTCCAAGCACCCAACCAGCGTGAAGCCTGGAAAGCAAAGTACGGCTACGGGGATTGCTTACAACCAGAAAGATGGTTTTCAGGTAAAGAAGTTTGCTGGGCAGAAAGCGGGTCCAAACCTTGTCTTTATTGAAGGGGGCCGTTTCACAATGGGAGCCCTCGAAGAGGACGTCATGAATAGCCGCGATAACCGCGAGCGTACTGTTTCGATCCAGTCATTTTATATGGATGAAACTGAAATGGCTAACGTTCACTACCTCGAGTATCTGAACGCCATTACGCGTGATTCGTCGGAAGAAGTTGTAAAAGCCGCTTTGCCCGATACAACAGTTTGGGCAAACCCGCTTTCGTTCAATGATTCGTATGTAACTCAATATCTCCGCTATCCTGCTTTTCGCTATTACCCGGTTGTGGGTGTATCGTGGGTGCAAGCTAGCGACTATGCAGTTTGGCGGTCAAATGCGGTCAACAATGAGTTAGCCAAAGGGGGCGCGCCGAAGAAGAAAGGGGGCGGCTTCTCGCTCAAGCGGAAATCAAAAACGGCTGAAGAACCTGCTCTGGCTGAAGCGACAACCTCGACGGCTCCCCCAAAACCAAGTCTGGAAAGCGGTATGATTTTGCCTGATTATCGCCTGCCAACGGAAGCTGAGTGGGAATATGCAGCTAAAGCGCTCATAGGAACGCAATACATGGACGAGAATCAAATAAATCAGCGAATTTATCCATGGGATGGTTCTTCTGTCCGAAACCCCAAGAAAGGGCGGAAACAGGGCCAGATGCTGGCTAACTTTAAACGTGGTCGTGGTGACTATGCCGGTATTGCTGGCCGCTCAAATGATGGGGCTATTATCACGGCTGAGATTTATTCATACCCAGCCAATGACTTCGGTTTATACAATATGGCCGGTAACGTAAATGAATGGGTATATGATGTTTATCGTCCGCTGTCTTACCAGGACGTAAATGACCTGAACCCGATTCGTCGGAATGGTTATCTGGATGAATCGAAGAACTACGATACCAAAAACAAACAGTCATTAATTGACGATAAGCTTCGGGTATATAAAGGTGGTTCCTGGAATGATGTTGCTTACTGGTTATCGCCTGGTACACGCCGGTTCCTGGATCAGGATTCAGCAACGGCTATGATCGGTTTCCGTTGCGCCATGATCGGTGTTGGCCGAAACAAATAG
- the mfd gene encoding transcription-repair coupling factor, protein MKPEELIGLYTDDNFIKLLTEPFSRKPTNEPQRLQIKGLAGSLDAVLASAIFKSVGGNHLYILSDRDEAAYFFNDLQNLLGREVLLFPMSYKKPYQYEEVENANVLMRAEVLNKLNPAPKDGLLMVTYPEALSEKVINKRSLQANTLTIRVGEKLDTHFVSELLQTYEFEKTDFVYEAGQFSVRGGIIDVFSFASEFPFRIDLFDDEVESIRKFNPESQLSTDPVEFINIIPNIQTKLTQESREPFFDFLPDATTIWAKDVEFTLEIIEKCYEKAEQSFTTVVASSGGIQVVSDPNALWETRRSFLNELKRFRTVEFGRKFYFKTDGRQQYSSKPQPSFNKDFKRLIDTLGDNQAKGYTNIIAGESFKQLDRLRTIFEELDPFVTFQPMNIGLREGFMDDALKIACFTDHQIFDRYYKYRVQDKFSKSKALTLRELKTLQPGDYVTHVDYGIGRFAGLEKVDHAGNEQEAIRLIYRDNDILLVSIHSLHKIAKYSGREGGPPTMSKLGSQEWEQKKSRIRKQVKDIARELIALYAKRRTAPGYAYSRDSFLQAELESSFIYEDTPDQAKATNDVKDDMERPHPMDRLVCGDVGFGKTEIAIRAAFKAVTDNKQVAVLVPTTILAMQHYKTFTDRMADFPVKIEYINRFRTATQVKEILKGVASGEIGILIGTHRIVNKDIKFKDLGLLVIDEEQKFGVKTKDRLKEMRVEVDVLTLTATPIPRTLHFSLMGARDLSVIATPPPNRQPVTTEVHPFNEATIRDAVSYEIRRGGQVFFVHNRVNDIESIGNLIMRLVPEARIGVAHGQMEGERLERIMTRFIEGDYDVLISTNIIESGLDIPNANTILINNAHYFGLSDLHQMRGRVGRSNRKAFCYLLTPPPSVLTADARKRLQTLEDFSDLGEGFKIAMRDLDIRGAGNLLGAEQSGFVNDLGFEMYHKVLDEAVQELRENEFKDLFETKPGDLKLALPDTVIETDLQVVIPERYVSNISERLALYTRLDSLQNVEEVQAFRQEVIDRFGPMPEEVENLIKMVNVRWKAEKLYLEKLTLKNNIMKGYFVSNGNDDFFKSDQFGKVIEYLKRNPAKSSVKESKGRPIITHADVFSVEQLDEILGALTN, encoded by the coding sequence TTGAAACCTGAAGAATTAATCGGTTTGTATACCGATGATAATTTCATAAAACTGCTGACAGAACCGTTTTCGCGAAAGCCTACCAACGAACCTCAGCGTTTACAAATTAAAGGCTTGGCGGGCAGTTTAGATGCCGTGCTGGCATCAGCAATCTTCAAGTCGGTGGGAGGCAATCATCTCTATATTCTCTCAGACCGGGATGAAGCTGCTTACTTTTTCAACGACTTGCAAAATCTGCTCGGCCGTGAAGTGCTGCTGTTTCCGATGTCGTACAAGAAACCATATCAGTACGAAGAAGTTGAAAACGCGAATGTACTCATGCGCGCCGAGGTACTGAATAAGCTCAATCCGGCTCCGAAAGATGGCTTGCTCATGGTAACCTATCCGGAAGCTCTCTCGGAAAAAGTGATCAACAAACGATCGTTACAAGCCAACACATTGACAATTCGGGTAGGGGAGAAACTAGATACTCATTTCGTATCAGAACTACTGCAAACCTATGAGTTTGAGAAGACCGACTTTGTGTATGAAGCGGGTCAGTTTTCGGTGCGCGGGGGAATCATAGACGTTTTTTCATTCGCAAGTGAATTTCCATTTCGAATTGATCTATTCGACGATGAGGTTGAAAGCATTCGCAAATTCAATCCCGAATCACAGCTTTCTACAGACCCTGTTGAGTTCATCAACATCATCCCAAACATCCAGACTAAGCTTACTCAGGAAAGCAGAGAACCGTTCTTCGATTTCCTACCGGATGCTACAACCATATGGGCGAAGGATGTGGAGTTTACCCTGGAAATTATTGAGAAATGCTACGAGAAGGCCGAACAAAGCTTTACAACCGTAGTCGCGTCGAGCGGGGGTATTCAGGTTGTTTCAGACCCAAACGCTTTGTGGGAAACCCGACGGTCATTCCTGAATGAATTGAAACGGTTCCGTACCGTTGAGTTCGGGCGCAAGTTTTACTTCAAAACCGACGGAAGGCAACAATACAGCTCGAAGCCACAGCCCTCTTTTAATAAAGATTTCAAGCGCTTAATTGACACACTGGGTGACAATCAGGCGAAGGGATACACTAACATTATTGCGGGTGAATCCTTTAAACAACTGGACCGTTTACGAACAATTTTCGAAGAACTAGATCCGTTCGTTACGTTTCAGCCGATGAACATTGGGCTCCGCGAGGGATTCATGGACGACGCCCTAAAGATTGCCTGTTTTACCGACCACCAAATTTTCGATCGGTATTACAAGTATCGGGTTCAGGATAAGTTTTCGAAATCGAAAGCCTTGACGTTGCGCGAACTGAAAACCCTCCAGCCGGGCGATTATGTGACGCACGTTGATTACGGCATTGGCCGATTTGCGGGGCTTGAGAAAGTGGATCACGCAGGTAACGAGCAGGAAGCCATCCGGCTCATTTACCGCGATAATGATATCCTGCTGGTTAGCATCCATAGTTTGCACAAGATTGCCAAATACAGTGGACGGGAGGGTGGGCCGCCTACCATGAGCAAGTTGGGCTCGCAGGAATGGGAGCAAAAAAAATCACGTATCCGCAAGCAGGTCAAAGACATTGCCCGCGAATTAATTGCGCTCTATGCCAAACGGCGAACGGCACCCGGATACGCTTATAGCCGAGATAGCTTTCTGCAAGCCGAGTTGGAATCGTCTTTTATATATGAAGACACCCCCGATCAGGCCAAGGCAACAAATGACGTAAAAGATGACATGGAACGACCACACCCCATGGACCGGCTGGTATGTGGCGATGTTGGTTTTGGCAAAACAGAAATAGCTATCCGAGCCGCTTTCAAAGCCGTAACAGACAACAAACAGGTGGCCGTACTCGTCCCAACAACGATTCTGGCCATGCAACATTACAAGACCTTTACCGACCGGATGGCCGATTTCCCGGTTAAGATTGAGTACATCAATCGGTTTCGGACAGCCACTCAGGTAAAGGAAATTCTAAAAGGTGTCGCTTCGGGCGAGATTGGAATATTAATAGGCACGCACCGGATTGTCAACAAGGACATCAAGTTCAAGGATTTAGGCCTGCTGGTCATTGATGAGGAACAGAAATTCGGGGTAAAAACAAAGGATCGCTTAAAAGAAATGCGGGTTGAAGTTGATGTACTTACCCTAACGGCAACACCCATTCCCAGAACCCTGCATTTCTCGCTCATGGGTGCCCGTGACTTATCGGTCATTGCTACTCCGCCACCCAATCGTCAACCTGTTACGACCGAGGTTCACCCATTTAATGAAGCTACAATTCGGGATGCTGTTAGTTATGAGATCCGGCGGGGTGGACAAGTCTTCTTTGTTCATAACCGGGTCAATGATATTGAGTCCATCGGTAACCTAATTATGCGGCTCGTACCCGAGGCTCGCATCGGCGTAGCACACGGCCAAATGGAAGGCGAACGACTGGAGCGGATTATGACCCGCTTCATTGAGGGTGATTATGATGTATTGATCTCAACCAACATTATTGAATCGGGACTGGACATTCCCAATGCCAACACGATATTGATAAACAACGCCCATTATTTCGGACTGTCAGACTTACACCAAATGCGCGGTAGGGTAGGGCGATCGAACCGGAAAGCATTCTGTTATCTTCTGACGCCCCCGCCGTCGGTGCTCACAGCCGATGCGCGCAAACGGCTCCAAACCCTCGAAGACTTTTCTGATCTGGGTGAAGGCTTTAAAATTGCCATGCGTGATCTGGATATTCGGGGCGCGGGTAATCTGCTGGGTGCTGAACAGAGCGGGTTTGTCAATGATCTTGGTTTTGAAATGTACCATAAAGTACTTGATGAGGCTGTTCAGGAATTACGCGAGAATGAATTTAAAGACCTCTTCGAAACGAAACCTGGTGATTTAAAACTAGCCCTTCCGGATACCGTTATTGAAACTGATTTACAGGTCGTTATTCCTGAACGATACGTATCGAATATTTCAGAACGACTGGCGTTATATACTCGCCTGGACAGCCTTCAAAACGTGGAAGAAGTGCAGGCCTTTCGTCAGGAAGTGATCGACCGGTTTGGGCCTATGCCTGAAGAAGTCGAAAACCTAATCAAAATGGTGAACGTTCGCTGGAAAGCCGAGAAGTTATACCTTGAAAAACTGACGCTTAAGAATAATATCATGAAAGGATACTTCGTTTCTAACGGGAACGATGACTTCTTTAAATCTGACCAATTTGGCAAGGTAATTGAGTATTTAAAGCGAAACCCAGCCAAAAGTTCAGTAAAAGAATCAAAAGGGCGACCCATCATTACACATGCCGACGTTTTTTCTGTCGAGCAATTGGATGAAATACTGGGTGCCTTGACAAATTAA
- a CDS encoding DUF4175 family protein: MQSSTSYSTLLQRIDEYKKRYFQNQLVKGSLFFIALLGSGYLFINTAEFVGRFNSIGRGALFFGFLLTVIVGLYLLIIRPLLNLYGLSKPLSNDEAARQIGTFFPEVGDKLLNTLQLQRISTDQSDLLQASLDQRSQQLLINRFANAIQISRNRQFLKYAIPPLALILLILVLNPSFFAKSSTRLVNYNKEFVEEAPFQFIIQNKTMKAFRNEDFPLSVKLAGDVIPQAVYVVANGTRFKLEQSGNQFTYNFDNLQRDLDFHLEASGYNSPEYKVALLDRPSVLSFNVKLDYPGYLNKPSEQLSNVGNLLVPQGTIVNWEFAADHTDSLLFRFNTDAKPTAARLIDDNTFVLNRKLMQNAGYTVSLKNGQVASPSTIQYNVQVIPDRYPQISVDRIQDTVTYNYIALSGLVSDDYGFSKLRLNYKISRNGKPSPLYTKDIPINKSTTSQNFVYNWSLDSLKLGQEDKLEYYVQVWDNDGVNGAKSSRSNQLNFTVPSNAEIQKQVDKSAEKTEEQIDNALSKTQAIKKELQTMEDRMRTKKSSDFQDKKQLQDILQKREELMKEVQKLQEQMQKTNDTQQRFAEKNQAMQDKMEQLQKLFKDLLDPESKQLYEQLKQLLERKQDEKASDMLDRLTRKEKNMERDLDRALKLFKQMQLEQKVNNIAENLEKQAEQLEKQAEQNEKKNETSEEQQKQQEKSQEDFKNTEEQLKEIEKQAEKDELNKPESSEKEQQEIEKDMEEAMKNMKSNQGKQASSKQKKSAKAMKAMSKAMKESMQSSEMEEMQENMDDLRNILDNLITLSFGQERVMKDFRGMSLQDPRVTKLSQEQLKLQDDAKIIEDSLNALASRVVQIQSFVTRELTNMKFYMDESVQQLRDRRLSMASSKQQFAMTSINNLALMLSDVLKNMQQQMNAMAMPGKGKGGKKGQNPSGMGEMQKQLNAKMQQMQKGGKSGRGLSEELSQMAAEQAMIRQMLKKLEENAKGTEAGKQQEKQVKELMEKMDETETDLVNKRVNPTTINRQNEILTRLLESEKALKQQEEDPKRQAEAAKSTKRSTPAFFDSTNFQQKTKQVEVLRSVTPNYNLFYKKEANQYLQKVSK, encoded by the coding sequence ATGCAATCCTCAACTTCTTATTCCACGCTGCTTCAACGCATCGATGAGTATAAAAAACGCTATTTTCAGAATCAGCTGGTAAAGGGTAGTTTATTCTTTATTGCCTTATTGGGTAGTGGCTATTTATTTATAAACACGGCTGAATTCGTCGGTCGGTTTAATTCCATTGGACGTGGGGCCTTATTTTTTGGTTTTCTGCTTACCGTCATTGTAGGCCTTTATCTGCTTATTATCCGGCCATTGCTGAATTTATACGGGCTGAGTAAGCCTTTATCGAATGACGAAGCAGCTCGCCAAATTGGTACCTTCTTTCCCGAAGTAGGGGATAAGCTGCTCAACACACTCCAGCTTCAGCGCATCTCAACAGACCAGAGTGATTTGCTGCAGGCTAGCCTGGATCAACGTTCACAACAGCTATTGATCAATCGATTTGCCAACGCTATTCAGATAAGCCGTAACCGGCAGTTTCTGAAATATGCCATACCACCATTGGCGCTGATTCTATTGATCTTGGTTTTGAACCCGTCCTTTTTTGCAAAATCATCAACCCGGCTGGTCAATTATAATAAAGAATTTGTAGAGGAAGCCCCTTTCCAGTTCATAATCCAGAACAAAACGATGAAGGCCTTCAGGAATGAAGATTTTCCATTATCCGTGAAATTGGCAGGCGATGTGATACCTCAGGCCGTATATGTTGTAGCTAACGGAACTCGCTTCAAATTAGAGCAGTCAGGCAATCAGTTTACTTACAACTTCGACAATCTACAGCGTGATTTAGATTTTCATCTGGAGGCTTCTGGGTATAATTCTCCCGAGTATAAAGTTGCCCTTCTAGATCGTCCGTCTGTTCTCTCGTTTAATGTGAAACTTGACTATCCAGGGTATTTAAACAAGCCGTCTGAACAGCTTTCTAATGTTGGAAATTTGCTCGTGCCCCAGGGAACTATTGTGAATTGGGAATTTGCTGCTGATCATACCGATTCTCTCTTGTTCCGATTTAATACCGATGCTAAGCCAACCGCAGCACGGTTGATCGACGACAATACATTCGTTCTAAACCGGAAACTGATGCAGAATGCGGGATACACGGTATCCTTAAAAAATGGTCAGGTAGCGTCTCCTTCTACCATTCAGTATAATGTACAGGTTATTCCGGACCGGTACCCACAGATTTCGGTGGATCGCATTCAGGATACAGTGACCTATAATTATATAGCACTTTCTGGTCTTGTTTCTGATGATTACGGCTTTTCTAAACTACGATTGAATTACAAAATCAGTCGTAATGGTAAGCCTTCACCGTTGTATACAAAGGATATTCCTATCAATAAATCGACCACCTCGCAAAACTTCGTCTACAATTGGTCGCTCGATAGCTTAAAGCTGGGCCAGGAAGATAAGCTGGAATACTATGTTCAGGTGTGGGACAACGATGGCGTAAATGGAGCGAAGTCCAGTCGGTCTAACCAGTTGAATTTTACGGTTCCTTCCAACGCAGAAATACAGAAGCAAGTTGACAAATCAGCCGAGAAGACAGAGGAGCAAATTGATAATGCGCTGAGTAAAACACAGGCTATCAAGAAAGAACTTCAAACGATGGAAGACCGGATGAGAACAAAGAAGTCATCCGATTTTCAGGACAAAAAACAACTTCAGGATATCTTGCAGAAGCGCGAGGAGTTGATGAAAGAAGTTCAGAAACTGCAGGAACAAATGCAGAAAACGAACGATACGCAGCAACGGTTTGCCGAAAAAAACCAAGCCATGCAGGACAAGATGGAGCAATTACAAAAGCTTTTCAAGGATCTACTCGATCCAGAATCAAAGCAATTGTACGAACAACTGAAGCAGCTTCTGGAGCGCAAACAAGATGAGAAAGCATCTGATATGCTCGACCGGTTGACCCGGAAAGAGAAGAATATGGAGCGAGATTTAGATCGTGCGCTCAAACTTTTCAAGCAAATGCAACTGGAGCAAAAGGTCAATAACATTGCAGAGAATCTGGAAAAGCAAGCAGAGCAATTAGAGAAGCAAGCAGAGCAGAATGAGAAGAAAAATGAGACGTCTGAAGAGCAGCAAAAGCAACAAGAGAAGTCTCAGGAAGATTTTAAAAACACTGAAGAGCAACTGAAGGAGATAGAAAAGCAGGCCGAAAAAGATGAGCTCAATAAGCCTGAATCATCCGAAAAGGAGCAGCAGGAGATAGAGAAGGACATGGAAGAAGCGATGAAGAATATGAAGAGTAATCAGGGTAAACAAGCTTCTTCAAAGCAGAAAAAGTCAGCGAAGGCCATGAAAGCAATGAGTAAAGCGATGAAAGAATCCATGCAATCCTCAGAGATGGAAGAAATGCAGGAGAATATGGATGATCTTCGCAACATCCTTGATAACTTAATTACGCTGTCTTTTGGTCAGGAACGCGTTATGAAAGATTTTCGTGGAATGAGCCTGCAGGATCCACGGGTAACAAAGCTTTCACAAGAGCAGCTGAAATTACAGGATGATGCTAAAATTATTGAGGATAGCTTAAATGCTTTAGCTAGCCGGGTGGTTCAGATTCAATCGTTTGTTACTCGTGAGCTAACAAACATGAAGTTTTATATGGATGAAAGCGTTCAGCAGCTACGAGATCGTCGGTTAAGTATGGCTTCATCCAAGCAACAATTTGCAATGACTTCCATCAATAACCTTGCGCTTATGCTCAGTGATGTGCTCAAAAATATGCAACAGCAGATGAATGCGATGGCGATGCCAGGCAAAGGCAAAGGCGGTAAGAAAGGTCAGAACCCAAGCGGTATGGGCGAGATGCAAAAACAGTTGAACGCCAAAATGCAGCAAATGCAAAAGGGAGGAAAGTCGGGGAGGGGTTTATCTGAGGAGCTTTCTCAGATGGCGGCTGAACAGGCCATGATTCGGCAAATGCTGAAAAAATTAGAAGAAAATGCAAAGGGAACGGAAGCTGGCAAACAGCAAGAAAAGCAAGTTAAAGAGCTTATGGAAAAGATGGATGAGACAGAAACTGATTTAGTTAACAAACGAGTTAATCCAACGACTATTAATAGGCAAAATGAAATCCTAACTCGTTTATTGGAATCTGAAAAGGCGTTGAAACAGCAGGAGGAAGACCCTAAGCGTCAAGCGGAAGCGGCTAAGTCGACCAAGCGTAGTACGCCAGCTTTCTTTGATTCGACAAATTTCCAGCAAAAAACGAAACAGGTTGAAGTTCTTCGTTCGGTTACACCGAATTATAACCTTTTCTATAAAAAAGAGGCAAACCAATATTTGCAGAAGGTGAGTAAGTAG